From one Lycium ferocissimum isolate CSIRO_LF1 chromosome 5, AGI_CSIRO_Lferr_CH_V1, whole genome shotgun sequence genomic stretch:
- the LOC132055322 gene encoding uncharacterized protein LOC132055322 isoform X2, protein MLLHPKFPTRLANQPYTEGRMHAAGGPPVTVSASNWPAPRVGRRYLTIGCWTSLTSNSENHHYSRRSQQYWDKFYKLHNNKFFKDRHYLEKDWRSYFDDEIESSNGKVVLEVGCGAGNTIFPLVTTFPKLYIHACDFSPKAITLVKIFTLSAVSPSKMASILENCKQVLKPNGHILLRDYAIGDSAQVKLHDRNQMISENFYFRGDGTCSFYFSEAYASTLFGRAGFAIVDINTYCKEITNHSRNITMQRRWIRAIFSRS, encoded by the exons ATGTTACTTCATCCAAAATTTCCCACACGCCTAGCAAACCAACCATATACGGAGGGAAGAATGCATGCAGCCGGTGGTCCTCCGGTTACGGTTTCTGCGTCGAATTGGCCAGCGCCACGTGTCGGCCGGAGATATTTGACTATTGGATGTTGGACTTCATTAACCAGTAACAGTGAAAACCACCATTACAGCAGAAGGTCTCAACAGTACTGGGATAAGTTCTACAAGCTCCACAATAACAAG TTTTTCAAGGACCGGCACTACTTGGAGAAGGATTGGAGAAGCTATTTTGATGATGAAATCGAATCTTCCAATGGGAAGGTTGTGTTAGAG GTTGGTTGTGGAGCGGGGAATACGATTTTTCCTCTCGTCACTACGTTTCCGAAGCTATATATTCACGCCTGTGATTTCTCACCTAAAGCAATAACACTCGTTAAG ATTTTTACCTTGTCTGCAGTTTCTCCATCTAAGATGGCTTCAATTCTGGAGAACTGTAAACAAGTACTAAAG CCAAATGGTCACATTCTTTTACGAGATTACGCAATTGGAGATTCTGCTCAG GTGAAACTGCATGATAGAAACCAGATGATTAGTGAGAATTTTTATTTCCGAGGTGATGGAACT TGTTCGTTTTACTTTTCTGAGGCTTACGCATCGACCTTGTTTGGAAGAGCTGGTTTTGCAATTGTGGACATTAACACATACTGCAAGGAAATTACGAATCATTCTCGGAATATTACCATGCAGAG GCGCTGGATACGTGCCATATTTAGTCGTTCATGA
- the LOC132055322 gene encoding tRNA N(3)-methylcytidine methyltransferase trm141-like isoform X1, protein MLLHPKFPTRLANQPYTEGRMHAAGGPPVTVSASNWPAPRVGRRYLTIGCWTSLTSNSENHHYSRRSQQYWDKFYKLHNNKFFKDRHYLEKDWRSYFDDEIESSNGKVVLEVGCGAGNTIFPLVTTFPKLYIHACDFSPKAITLVKSHENYSAKKMNVFVCDAAKDDLCDNVTPFTVDVVTLIFTLSAVSPSKMASILENCKQVLKPNGHILLRDYAIGDSAQVKLHDRNQMISENFYFRGDGTCSFYFSEAYASTLFGRAGFAIVDINTYCKEITNHSRNITMQRRWIRAIFSRS, encoded by the exons ATGTTACTTCATCCAAAATTTCCCACACGCCTAGCAAACCAACCATATACGGAGGGAAGAATGCATGCAGCCGGTGGTCCTCCGGTTACGGTTTCTGCGTCGAATTGGCCAGCGCCACGTGTCGGCCGGAGATATTTGACTATTGGATGTTGGACTTCATTAACCAGTAACAGTGAAAACCACCATTACAGCAGAAGGTCTCAACAGTACTGGGATAAGTTCTACAAGCTCCACAATAACAAG TTTTTCAAGGACCGGCACTACTTGGAGAAGGATTGGAGAAGCTATTTTGATGATGAAATCGAATCTTCCAATGGGAAGGTTGTGTTAGAG GTTGGTTGTGGAGCGGGGAATACGATTTTTCCTCTCGTCACTACGTTTCCGAAGCTATATATTCACGCCTGTGATTTCTCACCTAAAGCAATAACACTCGTTAAG TCACATGAAAATTACAGTGCCAAAAAGATGAATGTCTTTGTCTGTGATGCCGCAAAGGATGATCTCTGTGATAATGTCACGCCTTTTACTGTTGATGTAGTAACCTTG ATTTTTACCTTGTCTGCAGTTTCTCCATCTAAGATGGCTTCAATTCTGGAGAACTGTAAACAAGTACTAAAG CCAAATGGTCACATTCTTTTACGAGATTACGCAATTGGAGATTCTGCTCAG GTGAAACTGCATGATAGAAACCAGATGATTAGTGAGAATTTTTATTTCCGAGGTGATGGAACT TGTTCGTTTTACTTTTCTGAGGCTTACGCATCGACCTTGTTTGGAAGAGCTGGTTTTGCAATTGTGGACATTAACACATACTGCAAGGAAATTACGAATCATTCTCGGAATATTACCATGCAGAG GCGCTGGATACGTGCCATATTTAGTCGTTCATGA
- the LOC132055323 gene encoding mitochondrial import inner membrane translocase subunit TIM23-2-like — MAYSSNNHNANSDDEKNRRLYNPYQDLNIPIQNLYKLPTSPEFLFQEESVAQRRSWGENLTYYTGIGYLSGAVVGAGKGFIDGVKASEPGDTMKLRVNRVLNGSGHTGRKFGNRAGVIGLLYAGMESGMVAIRDTDDVINSVVAGLGTGAFYRAASGIRSAAVAGVIGGVVVGLGVTGKQALKRYVPI; from the coding sequence ATGGCGTATTCATCTAATAATCACAACGCTAACAGCGACGACGAGAAGAATCGCCGTCTTTACAACCCATACCAAGACCTAAACATTCCAATCCAAAATCTCTACAAACTCCCAACTTCACCCGAATTCCTCTTCCAAGAAGAATCCGTCGCACAACGCCGATCATGGGGCGAAAACCTAACTTACTACACCGGTATCGGTTATCTCTCCGGCGCCGTCGTGGGCGCCGGCAAAGGTTTCATCGACGGCGTTAAAGCATCAGAACCAGGCGATACTATGAAACTTAGGGTTAACAGGGTTCTAAACGGGTCGGGTCATACGGGTCGGAAGTTTGGTAATCGGGCTGGTGTTATTGGATTGCTTTATGCTGGTATGGAGAGTGGTATGGTTGCGATTAGGGATACTGATGATGTTATTAATAGCGTTGTTGCTGGTTTAGGGACTGGTGCTTTTTATAGAGCGGCGTCAGGGATTAGATCAGCTGCTGTTGCTGGTGTTattggtggtgttgttgttggtcttGGTGTTACTGGAAAACAGGCGTTAAAACGATACGTGCCGATATGA
- the LOC132055321 gene encoding protein phosphatase 2C 16-like isoform X4 yields MEEMSPAVAVTLSLSNSICCDNPAISNHVDITRLKLVTDTASLLSDPTASLLHTESNTSWDGNSNGMKIDVGRVPLLTPAGESSGKCSLPQTILGSENGLINDEDEILSVGEDPSRINGEELLPLGANLQLSLPIAVEIEGIDNGQIVAKVISLEEKSFERMVSNTVVALPDDEITTGPTLKASVVALPLPGEKEQPVKESVKSVFELECVPLWGSVSICGKRPEMEDALMAVPNFMKIPIKMFIGDRVIDGLSQSLSHLTSHFYGVYDGHGGSQVADYCCRRVHLALVEELKLFKDDYLVDGSARDTRQVQWEKVFTNCFLKVDDEVGGKANVDLCDDNVNTSEPIAPETVGSTAVVAVICSSHIIVANCGDSRAVLYRGKEAVALSIDHKERMRLMHYHLTLLPCMYSFTSQTERMSMSELKHLVARSFSGMDIVYLAFLQCQDLLVTDI; encoded by the exons atggaAGAGATGTCTCCAGCTGTTGCTGTTACTCTCAGCTTAAGCAACTCTATCTGTTGTGATAACCCTGCAATATCGAACCATGTAGATATCACAAGGCTCAAATTAGTCACTGACACCGCTAGCTTACTTTCAGATCCTACTGCATCTTTGTTGCACACCGAGTCGAATACCAGTTGGGATGGAAATAGCAACGGTATGAAAATTGACGTTGGTAGAGTTCCCTTGTTGACCCCAGCAGGAGAAAGTTCCGGAAAATGTAGTCTACCCCAGACTATATTGGGATCTGAAAACGGCCTGATTAATGATGAAGACGAGATTTTATCCGTTGGAGAGGATCCAAGTAGAATTAACGGCGAGGAGTTGTTGCCGTTGGGCGCTAACTTACAGTTAAGCTTGCCAATTGCTGTTGAAATCGAGGGTATTGACAATGGACAAATTGTTGCCAAAGTCATAAGTTTGGAGGAAAAGAGTTTTGAGAGAATGGTCAGTAATACAGTAGTTGCCCTTCCAGATGATGAAATTACTACAGGCCCTACACTAAAGGCATCTGTAGTGGCTCTTCCGTTGCCCGGTGAGAAGGAGCAGCCTGTCAAAGAAAGTGTCAAGAGTGTGTTTGAATTGGAATGTGTGCCACTCTGGGGTTCTGTATCTATCTGTGGAAAGAGACCGGAGATGGAGGATGCTCTTATGGCTGTTCCtaattttatgaaaattccTATCAAGATGTTTATTGGTGATCGTGTGATTGATGGACTAAGTCAAAGTTTGAGTCACCTCACATCTCATTTTTATGGAGTATATGATGGTCATGGTGGATCTCAG GTTGCGGATTATTGCTGTAGACGTGTTCATCTAGCATTAGTTGAGGAGTTAAAACTTTTCAAAGATGATTATTTGGTGGATGGAAGCGCAAGGGATACCCGGCAGGTGCAGTGGGAGAAGGTCTTTACTAATTGCTTTCTCAAAGTTGACGATGAAGTTGGGGGAAAGGCGAACGTAGATCTCTGTGATGACAACGTAAATACCTCTGAACCTATTGCCCCAGAAACTGTTGGGTCCACAGCGGTTGTAGCGGTGATTTGTTCGTCTCATATTATAGTTGCTAACTGTGGGGATTCAAGAGCAGTCCTTTATCGTGGCAAAGAAGCAGTGGCACTGTCAATCGATCACAAA GAAAGAATGCGGTTGATGCATTACCATCTCACTCTTTTACCTTGTATGTATTCTTTTACCAGCCAAACAGAGAGGATGAGTATGTCAGAATTGAAGCATCTGGTGGCAAGGTCATTCAGTGGAATGGACATCGTGTATTTGGCGTTCTTGCAATGTCAAGATCTATTG
- the LOC132055324 gene encoding uncharacterized protein LOC132055324 yields the protein MKEKMEAIEEVGPTEETLQALLEYMVEPLLGHTSCKSNEVPTLDQQQSMAKQVHSVLLLYNYYYRKQYQDHKLEFLDFTSFCQLAVVLKPSLMAYMKLMHRSDYTDVDNLESQLSLTEQAIMRACDVSSTLDAAEVVPLSQKWPTSKVAVFLVDSKRENCLLVRSSMTGAVWSIIEKHLDGSSGYLFDSKYKNKKKRATNILSNADGAGLQELALSAATEATGINRSDLVVLESHLVYSLDKEKASAQLYLVQSTKSVNKDFMVPIRDVIESLQGPLIKKKTREWTVAPAVEYLHLLPYGEILSNWHSRLSNGLQDLNVEVVAGHAYDVHIGGSSSEKEVNQEDVAQPTIKSCNTDYDDEKIVEAKRRRGVQGGLSQLGSQHSEDAVATLASMESAITQSALNILRWKREKLHYQLLTLEDEIALCDKAIQTALKEGQSVLPLKIGALIDGCNDMCVKGEGVGDSTNQLVEDQFIVQCSKGKRLSEAIPTSQYQCQQLDQLCCRNNWVLPAYRVFPFEGGFLAKVFVKGADSEFISESNISESPREARESAAAHMIARLARV from the exons ATGAAGGAAAAAATGGAGGCCATTGAGGAGGTGGGTCCAACTGAGGAAACACTTCAGGCATTGTTGGAATACATGGTGGAGCCATTGTTAGGGCACACTTCTTGCAAATCAAATGAAGTTCCAACACTTGATCAACAACAATCCATGGCCAAACAG GTGCATTCTGTTTTGTTGCTCTACAACTACTACTACAGGAAGCAATATCAAGACCATAAACTAGAGTTTCTTGATTTTACATCATTTTGCCAATTGGCTGTAGTTCTGAAACCAAGTTTGATGGCATATATGAAATTAATGCATCGATCAGATTACACAGATGTGGACAATTTGGAAAGCCAACTTTCACTCACTGAGCAGGCAATTATGAGGGCATGTGATGTATCTTCGACGCTGGATGCTGCAGAAGTTGTTCCGCTATCACAGAAATGGCCTACTTCGAAAGTTGCTGTATTCTTAGTTGACTCAAAGAGGGAGAATTGCTTGCTCGTGCGTAGTTCTATGACTGGTGCAGTTTGGTCCATTATTGAAAAACATCTTGATGGCTCCTCAGGTTATCTTTTTGATTCAAagtacaaaaacaaaaagaaaagagctactaatatACTTTCAAATGCTGATGGAGCAGGCCTCCAAGAGCTTGCGCTTTCTGCTGCCACAGAAGCTACAG GCATCAATAGAAGTGATCTGGTTGTCCTAGAGAGCCACCTTGTATATTCCTTAGATAAAGAAAAAGCATCCGCTCAATTATATCTTGTACAATCCACTAAGTCGGTGAATAAAGATTTTATGGTTCCTATCCGGGACGTCATTGAAAG CTTGCAGGGTCCTTTAATCAAGAAAAAGACACGTGAATGGACAGTTGCTCCAGCTGTTGAGTATCTTCACTTGCTTCCCTACGGAGAGATTTTGTCAAATTGGCATTCTAG GTTATCAAATGGCTTGCAAGATCTAAATGTTGAAGTGGTAGCTGGTCATGCATATGATGTACATATTGGAGGTAGCTCCAGTGAGAAGGAAGTAAATCAG GAGGATGTGGCTCAACCCACAATTAAGTCGTGCAATACTGACTATGATGATGAAAAGATTGTTGAAGCGAAAAGAAGAAGAGGTGTGCAAGGAGGCCTGTCTCAGTTGGGTTCTCAACATTCTGAGGATGCAGTAGCCACTTTGGCTTCAATGGAATCTGCAATAACACAATCTGCCTTGAATATTCTTCGCTGGAAAAGAGAGAAACTG CATTATCAGCTACTCACTTTGGAAGATGAGATTGCATTGTGTGATAAAGCTATTCAGACAGCATTAAAGG AGGGTCAAAGTGTTTTGCCATTGAAGATTGGAGCTCTCATAGATGGCTGTAATGACATGTGTGTAAAAGGTGAAGGAGTTGGGGACAGTACCAATCAACTGGTAGAAGACCAATTTATTGTTCAATGTAGCAAAGGAAAAAGATTGTCTGAGGCAATTCCTACTTCGCAATACCAATGTCAG CAACTGGATCAATTGTGCTGCAGGAATAATTGGGTATTGCCAGCATATCGAGTCTTTCCATTTGAGG GTGGATTTCTTGCCAAGGTCTTTGTGAAAGGTGCGGATTCCGAATTTATCAGTGAAAGTAACATAAGTGAGAGCCCCCGTGAAGCAAGGGAGTCTGCTGCTGCACACATGATTGCAAGACTAGCTCGTGTGTGA